CTGGGGACGGCGGTCGAACGAGCTGGAAGACGGCGGCCTGGCCTGGCGCGACGCCGAGACCCAGGCCTTCGTCGAGGTCTGGAACCAGCTCCGTCACGCCGGCGGCTTCGCCGATCCCGACCGGGCCTCTTGAGCGGCCCGGCCGATTCGGTCACGGCCGGGCGGCTGGCGGCTCGACGGGTTTGGTGAAGCGCGCGAAGAAATTCTCCTCGAGGGCGGGTTTCGGCCCGTCCGGGTCGAGCTTGAAGCCGGCGGCCTCGATCTCCTTGAGGAACTCGGCCTGGCCCGCGCGGACGTGCTTGAGCACGAACTCGGCGCTCTTGCCCTGAACGCGGTCGAACTCGACGAGGATGAGCGTCCCGCCGGGGCGGAGCGCCCGGCGGATCGACGCCAGCATCTTCTCGTGGTCCTCGAAGTGGTGGTAGACGTCGCTCAGGAACGCCAGGTCGACGGAGTCGGCCTCCAGGTTCGTCGTGTCCTGCGCCCCCAGGACGGTTTTGACCTGCTTCAGGCCCTTCCTGGCCGACGTCTCGTCGATGTGCTTGAGGAAGTCACGGGAGACGTCGACGGCGTAGACCCGGCCGTTCGTCCCCACCTTCTCGGCCATCAGACGGGTGAAGAGTCCCGACCCGGCTCCGACGTCGGCCACGGCCATCCCGGGCTTGAGTCGGAGGGCGGCGACGATGGCGTCGCGCTGGTTGAACACCTCGCGGTCGTGCGACTCGAACCGCTCGATGAAGCCCTTCACGTTCCCCTTCTTCTGGAACGGCTCGTTGATCTTGGGGTCGACCTTCCCCTTGGAGGCCTCCTGCCCCTGCGCCGCCAGGCCCACCAGCGCGGCCGTCGCCGCGGCCGCGACGCTGATCTTTCCTCGGTTCCAGTCCATGCGCATCCTCGCGGTTGAAGTCGGCTCGACCGTCCTCCGGCTCGACTTCCACTGAATACCACGCGCTAGATCTGATACAAGGGGTGACCCGACGCGCCCGGCCGTCGCCGCTTCGCCCGCGGGAGGCCGGCCGTCCCTCACGACCTCGTCGATCGACCCATGCCGAACGAGCCCGCGCCGCGTCCCCTGATTCTGGATCTCGCCGCGCTGGGCCGACCGCCCGACGAGGGGGACGTGCACGTCTACCGCGTCGACCTGTCGGCCGGTCCCGAGGGCGACGCCTTCCGCGAGATGGCGGAATGGACGCTGCTGACGCCCGAGGAGCGGGGGCGGGCCGAGAGGCTCGTGCGGGCCCGCGACGGCCGCCGCTTCGTGCGCTGCCGCGGCGCGCTGCGGACGATTTTGGGCGCCCTGCTCGGCCGGCCTCCGGTCCTGGTGGCGTTCCGGGCCGGCCCGGGCGGCAAGCCCGTGCTGCGGCCCGACGACGAGGCGGGCCCTCCGCTGCAATTCAACGTCAGCCATTCCGGGGAGCTGGCGCTGATCGCGGTGTCGCGGTCGCGCGAGCTGGGGGTCGACGTCGAGGAGACGCGGCCGATCGAGCAGGCCGGGCGGATCGTGGAATCGTACTTCACGGCCTCGGAGGTCGCCGAATTCCTGAGGTTCGCCGAGGAGGACCGCGCGGCGGCCTTCATCCGCGGCTGGACCCGGAAGGAGGCCGTCGTGAAGGCCCAGGGCGTGGGACTCGCCGGGCTGGCGACCGAGTTCGAGACCCTGTTCGGCCCCGCGACGCCCGGCGAGGCCTTCCGGCCCTGTTCGCCGCTGGCCGAGGTCAAGGGCTGGAGGCTCTGGGAGGCCTCGCCGCGGCCGGGATACGTCGCCGCCCTGGCGGTCGCGGGGGGCTGACGGCGGTTTCGAGTTTCGGGGATTGTCGCGTTGCCCGCCCGGGGTCGCCGGCTCTAAGATGGGGGCCTCGACTCGGCGATCTTCCCTTCTTCGAGCCGACGGTGGCGAGCGCTGCGCATGAGCTTGTTCGGCTTCGCGTTGAGCGTCCTGGTGGCGTACGGGGTGATCCGGTTCCTGGCCCGGGCGATCGCCTGGGCGTCGGGCTCGCGCTACCGCGCCTTCCGCCGCCTGGCGTCGCGGTTCGGGGGCCGTTACGAGACTCGCGGCCTCTCCGATTCCCCGATCGTCAGCTTCCCGCAGGGGGAAGACGTGGTCCGGGTCGGCCTCGCCCCGGCGTCGGCCCGCAGGGCGGGGGTGATCAGCACCCGCGTGGTCGTCCGCTTCCGGAACGGCATCCCCTTCCGGCTCGACCTGGCGGCGTTCGATTCCCCGCTGATCCGGATGGCCGCGAAGGGGACGCAGCCCGTCCGGCTGGGCGACCGCGAATTCGACGGGGCCTTCGCCGTGCGGGCCAACGACCCGGACATGGCCCGCGACTTTCTGGGCCCCCAGTCGCGCCGGTCGCTCCAGGGCCTCCAGCGGCTGGCGCCGCCCGGGGGGCTGTCGCTGGCGATCAGCCCCGAACGCATGCTCGTCCAGATCGACCGCAACCTGAGCGAGGACGACGACGCCCTGTTCGCGGCCGTCGCGGAGACCCTGACGATCTACCGCATGCTCCGCGAGGGCGTGCGCCGCCGGATCAGCGAGGGCGTCACCCTGATCGAGGGGGACGGCCGGGCCGACGAGGCCGAGGGCCCGCCCGTCTGCAAGGTCTGCGGCGAGCTCGTCGCCGACGGCGTCCCGGTCGTCGTCTGCGCCAAGTGCGGGGCGCCCCACCATCGCGACTGCTGGGAATTCGTCGGCTGGTGTTCCATCTACGGCTGCGGCGGTAAGATCGGACGTCCGCCCGCGGCGCCCGCGCTGCGGTCGTCCGCCTCGCCGCCGCCGCGTCCGTGAAAGATCCCAGACCGAACGACCTCATTCCGCGTACATATTCCTAGTCGCCTCGACCCGACCCGACGTCGCGCGCTCGTGCTTCGACGACGACGGGACGGGGAAGCCGCCGCGATCGATCGTCGAGTTTCCGAAGGGCCCGCTCGCATGCCGAAGTTCGTGAAGATGGCCGTCTGCGGGGAACTCCCCGCGGGAGCCGCCAAGGAGGTCGAATACGAGGGCCGCGTCTACGCCCTGTTCAACGTCGACGGCCGGATCTCCGCGGTCGACGGCATCTGCCCGCATCAGGGGGGGCCGCTGGTGGACGGGCCGCTGGAGGGGTGCATGGTGGCCTGCCCGTGGCATGGTTGGGAGTTCGACGTCCAGACCGGCAAGACGCCGCTGGGGCCCAAGATCAAGCTCTCCGTCTTCGAGGTCAAGGTCGAAGGCGACGACGTCCTGGTGCTCGTCCCTTGACCTCCGCGCGAACTCTCGGGCCCTCGCGCTCAGCGCCGCGACGGGCCCGATTCCCCGACGCTCTGGACCCTCGCGACGACGGCCGGTGATCCACTTTCGACCTTTTCGCAACTCCGATCCCCCCGCCCTGGTGCAGCTCTGGAACCTCGCGGTCCCCGAGTCGGCGTCGGCCCGCCCGCTCCGCGTCCACGAGCTGGACGACCACGCCTTCAACCCGGTGATCTTCGACCGCGAGGGCCTGATCGTCGCCGAGCGCGACGGCCGCCCGGTCGGTTTCGCCCACGCCGGTTTCGGCCCCGACGAGGCCGCCCCCGACCGGCCCTTCCAGCTCGATACCGAGATGGGCGTCATCGCGATGCTGGCCGTCGGGCCGGCGGACGACCGGCCCGAGATCACCGAGGGGCTGATCGTCGAGGCCGAACGTTACCTGCGCCGCAAGGGCGCCAAGGTGCTCTACGGCGGCGGGCGGCTCCCCCTGAACCCCTTCTACTGGGGGCTCTACGCCGGCAGCGAGGCGTCGGGCGTGCCGTCGAGCC
The DNA window shown above is from Paludisphaera mucosa and carries:
- a CDS encoding RING finger protein; the protein is MSLFGFALSVLVAYGVIRFLARAIAWASGSRYRAFRRLASRFGGRYETRGLSDSPIVSFPQGEDVVRVGLAPASARRAGVISTRVVVRFRNGIPFRLDLAAFDSPLIRMAAKGTQPVRLGDREFDGAFAVRANDPDMARDFLGPQSRRSLQGLQRLAPPGGLSLAISPERMLVQIDRNLSEDDDALFAAVAETLTIYRMLREGVRRRISEGVTLIEGDGRADEAEGPPVCKVCGELVADGVPVVVCAKCGAPHHRDCWEFVGWCSIYGCGGKIGRPPAAPALRSSASPPPRP
- a CDS encoding class I SAM-dependent methyltransferase encodes the protein MDWNRGKISVAAAATAALVGLAAQGQEASKGKVDPKINEPFQKKGNVKGFIERFESHDREVFNQRDAIVAALRLKPGMAVADVGAGSGLFTRLMAEKVGTNGRVYAVDVSRDFLKHIDETSARKGLKQVKTVLGAQDTTNLEADSVDLAFLSDVYHHFEDHEKMLASIRRALRPGGTLILVEFDRVQGKSAEFVLKHVRAGQAEFLKEIEAAGFKLDPDGPKPALEENFFARFTKPVEPPAARP
- a CDS encoding Rieske (2Fe-2S) protein, whose translation is MPKFVKMAVCGELPAGAAKEVEYEGRVYALFNVDGRISAVDGICPHQGGPLVDGPLEGCMVACPWHGWEFDVQTGKTPLGPKIKLSVFEVKVEGDDVLVLVP
- a CDS encoding 4'-phosphopantetheinyl transferase family protein translates to MPNEPAPRPLILDLAALGRPPDEGDVHVYRVDLSAGPEGDAFREMAEWTLLTPEERGRAERLVRARDGRRFVRCRGALRTILGALLGRPPVLVAFRAGPGGKPVLRPDDEAGPPLQFNVSHSGELALIAVSRSRELGVDVEETRPIEQAGRIVESYFTASEVAEFLRFAEEDRAAAFIRGWTRKEAVVKAQGVGLAGLATEFETLFGPATPGEAFRPCSPLAEVKGWRLWEASPRPGYVAALAVAGG